A genomic region of Micromonospora sp. NBC_01796 contains the following coding sequences:
- a CDS encoding helix-turn-helix domain-containing protein, translated as MVARTDPSALRWLIGAELSRYRRDVPMSLSELATATGIGKPKLGHMESGRYQQFPDDIATVLRACGADQAAIERLTSLATRSDAKTWWAPWANVMPDWFKTYVGLEGLAEGAFVFESMVIPGLLQTEEYAQALTIGTGFVRPDHAERFVSFRQTRARRLTEDEPLTLHAVIGEAALRLRVNGDETRRAQLAHLVTMSELPNVTVQVIRPEDGPHAAGAIGSFCVLEFGRVRPIAYTELLDGAMYVQDPDSVRTYSMVADNLRQVALSPADSRAMIRELANLA; from the coding sequence GTGGTCGCACGTACCGACCCTTCCGCGCTGCGCTGGCTGATCGGTGCCGAGCTGAGCCGCTACCGGCGCGACGTACCGATGTCCCTGAGCGAGCTGGCCACCGCCACCGGGATCGGCAAGCCGAAGCTCGGCCACATGGAGAGCGGTCGCTACCAGCAGTTTCCCGACGACATCGCGACCGTGCTGCGGGCCTGCGGCGCCGACCAGGCGGCGATCGAACGCCTCACCTCGCTGGCCACCCGCTCCGACGCCAAGACCTGGTGGGCGCCGTGGGCGAACGTGATGCCGGACTGGTTCAAGACCTACGTCGGGCTCGAAGGTCTGGCCGAGGGTGCGTTCGTGTTCGAATCCATGGTGATCCCCGGACTGTTGCAGACCGAGGAGTACGCCCAGGCGCTGACCATCGGCACCGGCTTCGTCCGACCCGACCACGCCGAGCGCTTCGTCTCGTTCCGCCAGACCCGCGCCCGGCGGTTGACCGAGGACGAGCCGCTGACCCTGCACGCGGTGATCGGCGAGGCGGCACTGCGCCTGCGGGTCAACGGCGACGAGACCCGCCGGGCCCAGCTCGCCCACCTGGTCACCATGTCCGAGCTGCCGAACGTCACGGTCCAGGTGATCCGCCCCGAGGATGGCCCACACGCGGCCGGCGCGATCGGCAGTTTCTGCGTGCTGGAGTTCGGTCGCGTGCGGCCAATCGCCTACACCGAGCTGCTCGACGGGGCAATGTACGTGCAGGATCCGGACAGCGTAAGGACTTATAGCATGGTGGCAGACAACCTGCGCCAGGTCGCCCTCTCCCCCGCCGATTCACGCGCGATGATCCGGGAGTTGGCCAATCTGGCCTAG
- a CDS encoding SgcJ/EcaC family oxidoreductase codes for MSTNEEQIRALIEHWAEAVHGGDLSGVLADHAKDVVMFDVPPPYEGVRGLDAYRDTWPPFFEWQRGGASFEIESLEVTAGEDVAFAYALLRCGTEQDLAANPANRLRLTFGLRREDGRWVIAHEHHSFPLDGPSDSPARDDLDAEREVRELHERWFADTAARDLDGMMAAIADDVVSYEHEEPLRYLGIDAVRELCKRNLDAAPPDTAVTWTVPDLKILVRDDLAVAWGLNHVRIEPPNAPAIDTWSRGTRVFQRRNGHWLLTHQHLSLPLPKAVDHEVSDV; via the coding sequence ATGTCGACCAACGAAGAGCAGATCCGCGCCCTGATCGAACACTGGGCCGAGGCGGTGCACGGCGGCGACCTGAGCGGGGTGCTCGCCGATCACGCCAAGGACGTCGTGATGTTCGACGTGCCGCCACCGTACGAGGGGGTGCGCGGGCTCGACGCCTACCGGGATACGTGGCCGCCCTTCTTCGAGTGGCAGCGCGGGGGCGCTTCGTTCGAGATCGAGTCGTTGGAGGTGACTGCCGGCGAGGACGTTGCCTTCGCGTACGCCCTGCTGCGCTGCGGGACCGAACAGGATCTCGCCGCGAATCCGGCCAACCGGCTCCGGCTGACCTTCGGCCTGCGCCGGGAGGACGGCCGTTGGGTGATCGCCCACGAGCACCACTCGTTCCCGCTGGACGGCCCGTCGGACAGCCCCGCCCGCGATGATCTCGATGCCGAGCGGGAGGTTCGGGAGCTGCACGAGCGGTGGTTCGCCGACACCGCCGCGAGGGACCTGGACGGGATGATGGCCGCGATCGCCGACGACGTGGTCTCGTACGAGCACGAGGAGCCGCTGCGCTACCTGGGCATCGACGCCGTACGCGAACTCTGCAAGCGCAACCTCGACGCCGCCCCGCCCGACACGGCCGTCACCTGGACGGTCCCCGACCTGAAGATCCTCGTACGCGACGACCTGGCCGTCGCCTGGGGCCTCAACCACGTACGCATAGAGCCCCCCAACGCCCCCGCCATCGACACCTGGTCCCGCGGCACCAGAGTCTTCCAACGCCGCAACGGCCACTGGCTCCTAACCCACCAACACCTCTCCCTCCCCCTCCCCAAAGCCGTTGATCATGAAGTTAGCGACGTCTGA
- a CDS encoding DUF397 domain-containing protein has translation MSTPDLSRAHWVKSSRSTNNGACVECAFQPASAGGSVAVRDSKDPSGPVLVFDRSAWAAFLATTGRILGC, from the coding sequence GTGTCCACCCCCGACCTGAGCCGCGCCCACTGGGTCAAGAGCAGCCGCAGCACCAACAACGGCGCCTGTGTCGAGTGCGCGTTCCAACCCGCATCGGCCGGTGGGTCGGTTGCCGTACGCGACAGCAAGGACCCGTCCGGCCCCGTACTCGTCTTCGACCGCTCCGCGTGGGCCGCCTTCCTCGCCACCACCGGCCGGATCCTCGGCTGCTGA